A stretch of the Ptiloglossa arizonensis isolate GNS036 chromosome 1, iyPtiAriz1_principal, whole genome shotgun sequence genome encodes the following:
- the LOC143145038 gene encoding octopamine receptor beta-2R isoform X2 has protein sequence MTTIATTSEPTEVSSVDVTTLLNAISTEEGQFANSTYSNEPKWSVPATIAKGCLLGSIIVTAVFGNLLVMVSVMRHRKLRIITNYFVVSLALADMLVAMFAMTFNASVQMTGKWLFGYFMCDVWNSLDVYFSTSSILHLMCISVDRYWAIVKPLKYPIIMTKRIAAYMLLACWIMPAFISFMPIFMGWYTTVENSMHRRKHPDLCEFKVNKVYAIFSSSISFWIPCTIMTLTYFAVFKEANRQEKQMHSRMGNVMLLSHRPSKDLNNLNGELNNAGSSKTLTLNEISTDHLHTPTKDKNIMKMKREHKAARTLGIIMGTFILCWLPFFLWYVITTLCGDSCPCPNVVIALLFWIGYTNSALNPLIYAYFNRDFREAFKNTLQCAFCSLCRREPSDLEALDFRRPSLRYDLV, from the exons ATGACGACGATCGCGACTACCTCCGAGCCAACGGAGGTGTCCTCGGTGGACGTGACGACCCTGCTGAACGCCATATCGACCGAGGAGGGTCAGTTCGCCAACAGCACCTACTCGAACGAGCCTAAGTGGTCGGTACCGGCGACCATCGCAAAAGGTTGCCTCCTCGGGTCCATTATCGTGACCGCCGTGTTCGGTAATCTGTTAGTGATGGTGTCCGTGATGCGTCACAGGAAGCTACGCATCATTACCAACTACTTTGTGGTCTCGTTAGCCTTGGCTGATATGCTAGTGGCGATGTTCGCGATGACGTTTAACGCTAGCGTTCAGATGACTGGAAAGTGGCTGTTCGGCTACTTCATGTGCGACGTCTGGAACTCCCTAGACGTCTATTTCAGCACCAGCTCCATCCTCCATCTGATGTGCATCTCGGTGGATCGGTATTGGGCTATCGTCAAACCCCTCAAGTATCCCATCATCATGACCAAAAGAATCGCCGCCTACATGCTGTTAGCCTGTTGGATCATGCCAGCCTTTATCTCGTTCATGCCGATATTTATGGGATGGTACACAACCGTCGAGAACAGCATGCACCGGCGCAAGCATCCCGACCTCTGTGAGTTCAAGGTGAACAAGGTCTACGCGATATTCTCGTCGAGCATCTCGTTCTGGATACCCTGCACGATCATGACACTCACGTACTTCGCGGTGTTCAAGGAGGCCAACAGGCAGGAGAAGCAGATGCACAGCAGAATGGGTAACGTGATGTTGCTTAGCCACAGACCCAGCAAGGATCTGAACAATCTGAACGGGGAGTTGAACAATGCGGGCTCTTCGAAGACTTTAACTCTAAACGAGATCAGCACCGATCATCTGCACACACCCACGAAGGACAAGAATATCATGAAGATGAAGAGGGAGCACAAAGCTGCGAGAACGTTAGGCATCATCATGGGTACCTTCATACTGTGCTGGTTGCCGTTCTTCTTGTG GTACGTCATCACGACCCTCTGCGGCGATTCCTGTCCGTGTCCCAACGTCGTGATCGCGCTCCTTTTCTGgatcggatacacgaactcTGCGCTGAACCCGCTGATCTACGCGTACTTCAACCGTGACTTCCGAGAAGCCTTTAAAAATACACTGCAGTGTGCTTTCTGCTCGCTTTGCAGACGAGAGCCGTCCGACCTCGAGGCGCTCGATTTCCGTCGGCCGTCCCTAAGGTACGATCTGGTCTGA
- the LOC143145038 gene encoding octopamine receptor beta-2R isoform X1, giving the protein MTTIATTSEPTEVSSVDVTTLLNAISTEEGQFANSTYSNEPKWSVPATIAKGCLLGSIIVTAVFGNLLVMVSVMRHRKLRIITNYFVVSLALADMLVAMFAMTFNASVQMTGKWLFGYFMCDVWNSLDVYFSTSSILHLMCISVDRYWAIVKPLKYPIIMTKRIAAYMLLACWIMPAFISFMPIFMGWYTTVENSMHRRKHPDLCEFKVNKVYAIFSSSISFWIPCTIMTLTYFAVFKEANRQEKQMHSRMGNVMLLSHRPSKDLNNLNGELNNAGSSKTLTLNEISTDHLHTPTKDKNIMKMKREHKAARTLGIIMGTFILCWLPFFLWYVITTLCGDSCPCPNVVIALLFWIGYTNSALNPLIYAYFNRDFREAFKNTLQCAFCSLCRREPSDLEALDFRRPSLRYDDRTKSIYSETYVKHIDRRRSSEFGSSL; this is encoded by the exons ATGACGACGATCGCGACTACCTCCGAGCCAACGGAGGTGTCCTCGGTGGACGTGACGACCCTGCTGAACGCCATATCGACCGAGGAGGGTCAGTTCGCCAACAGCACCTACTCGAACGAGCCTAAGTGGTCGGTACCGGCGACCATCGCAAAAGGTTGCCTCCTCGGGTCCATTATCGTGACCGCCGTGTTCGGTAATCTGTTAGTGATGGTGTCCGTGATGCGTCACAGGAAGCTACGCATCATTACCAACTACTTTGTGGTCTCGTTAGCCTTGGCTGATATGCTAGTGGCGATGTTCGCGATGACGTTTAACGCTAGCGTTCAGATGACTGGAAAGTGGCTGTTCGGCTACTTCATGTGCGACGTCTGGAACTCCCTAGACGTCTATTTCAGCACCAGCTCCATCCTCCATCTGATGTGCATCTCGGTGGATCGGTATTGGGCTATCGTCAAACCCCTCAAGTATCCCATCATCATGACCAAAAGAATCGCCGCCTACATGCTGTTAGCCTGTTGGATCATGCCAGCCTTTATCTCGTTCATGCCGATATTTATGGGATGGTACACAACCGTCGAGAACAGCATGCACCGGCGCAAGCATCCCGACCTCTGTGAGTTCAAGGTGAACAAGGTCTACGCGATATTCTCGTCGAGCATCTCGTTCTGGATACCCTGCACGATCATGACACTCACGTACTTCGCGGTGTTCAAGGAGGCCAACAGGCAGGAGAAGCAGATGCACAGCAGAATGGGTAACGTGATGTTGCTTAGCCACAGACCCAGCAAGGATCTGAACAATCTGAACGGGGAGTTGAACAATGCGGGCTCTTCGAAGACTTTAACTCTAAACGAGATCAGCACCGATCATCTGCACACACCCACGAAGGACAAGAATATCATGAAGATGAAGAGGGAGCACAAAGCTGCGAGAACGTTAGGCATCATCATGGGTACCTTCATACTGTGCTGGTTGCCGTTCTTCTTGTG GTACGTCATCACGACCCTCTGCGGCGATTCCTGTCCGTGTCCCAACGTCGTGATCGCGCTCCTTTTCTGgatcggatacacgaactcTGCGCTGAACCCGCTGATCTACGCGTACTTCAACCGTGACTTCCGAGAAGCCTTTAAAAATACACTGCAGTGTGCTTTCTGCTCGCTTTGCAGACGAGAGCCGTCCGACCTCGAGGCGCTCGATTTCCGTCGGCCGTCCCTAAG